The following proteins are co-located in the Sporosarcina pasteurii genome:
- a CDS encoding xanthine phosphoribosyltransferase, with protein sequence MEQLKNKIMHEGKVLSDTVLKVDSFLNHQIDPELMQEIGKEFAERFRTSNITKILSIESSGIAPAVMAGLYLGVPVIFARKRKSLTLTDRLYSSSVYSFTKKETNEISVSKDFLVKEDVVLLIDDFLANGQAVHGLVNIIEQAEAQLAGVGIVIEKGFQSGGTEIRDKGIRVESLAIVRSLENGEVIFQEEEGNAK encoded by the coding sequence TTGGAACAATTGAAAAACAAGATTATGCATGAAGGTAAAGTACTATCAGACACAGTATTAAAAGTGGATTCCTTTCTAAATCATCAAATCGATCCGGAATTAATGCAAGAAATAGGTAAAGAATTTGCTGAACGATTTCGGACTTCGAATATAACGAAGATTTTATCGATTGAATCCTCAGGAATTGCTCCCGCTGTGATGGCTGGGTTATATCTAGGTGTCCCTGTGATTTTTGCAAGAAAAAGAAAATCACTCACTTTGACTGATAGATTGTATTCATCGAGTGTCTATTCATTTACGAAAAAAGAAACAAATGAAATTTCCGTGTCAAAAGACTTTCTAGTAAAAGAAGATGTTGTTCTATTAATCGATGATTTTTTAGCGAATGGACAAGCGGTTCATGGGCTTGTGAATATTATCGAACAAGCTGAGGCGCAATTAGCTGGTGTAGGCATTGTCATCGAAAAAGGATTCCAATCTGGTGGTACAGAAATTCGGGATAAAGGAATTCGCGTAGAGTCGCTCGCAATTGTTCGTTCTTTGGAAAACGGTGAAGTTATATTCCAAGAAGAGGAGGGGAATGCAAAATGA
- a CDS encoding SepM family pheromone-processing serine protease, with translation MRMKRIGISAMILAVLAGLFFYPLDSYITQPGGAYDLAPLVEVVGGDEQDIGTFSLMTISLSKTTPITYALSRFSDKHKLLPAKNVRRHGENEAEYNLRQKRLMSDSQFNAITVAFGKAGIPIDIELNGVVVMQVLQNGASSNILEMGDIIHEIDGIKLSTSGEFVALISEKQLGEEVQLTIERNEEMLDVVVALQEIPNGDGRVGLGIQFQEDRNVTTKPEVTIHTSNIGGPSAGLMFTLEILNRLLDDRDITKGYHIAGTGEILEDGTVGRIGGADFKVMAADKDGIEIFFAPHDEIPEEVRRANPGIQSNYEEALQTAKAIGTNMKIVPVKTIDDALNYLNDLQPKSSGLKSGQ, from the coding sequence ATGAGAATGAAGAGAATAGGAATTTCAGCAATGATTTTAGCTGTTCTAGCAGGTCTCTTCTTTTATCCACTGGATAGTTATATTACTCAACCCGGAGGTGCTTATGACCTTGCACCTCTTGTAGAAGTAGTTGGTGGAGATGAGCAGGATATTGGAACATTTAGTTTAATGACGATATCTCTGTCTAAGACGACACCTATTACTTATGCGCTTTCGAGATTTTCCGATAAACATAAATTATTGCCTGCGAAAAATGTGAGAAGACATGGCGAAAATGAGGCAGAATATAATCTGCGTCAAAAACGATTAATGTCTGATTCACAGTTTAACGCAATTACCGTGGCGTTTGGGAAAGCTGGTATTCCAATCGATATTGAATTGAACGGCGTTGTTGTCATGCAAGTTCTTCAGAATGGGGCATCTTCCAATATATTAGAAATGGGGGATATTATTCATGAAATTGACGGTATCAAACTGTCGACTTCAGGTGAGTTTGTTGCGCTTATTTCCGAGAAGCAACTTGGAGAGGAAGTTCAATTAACAATCGAGCGAAATGAAGAAATGCTTGATGTAGTTGTCGCATTGCAAGAAATCCCTAACGGTGATGGACGAGTTGGGCTTGGTATACAATTTCAAGAAGACCGGAATGTGACAACAAAACCTGAAGTAACGATTCATACGTCCAATATTGGCGGACCTTCAGCAGGCTTAATGTTTACGTTGGAAATACTAAATCGCCTACTTGATGATAGAGATATTACGAAAGGTTATCATATCGCAGGAACTGGAGAGATATTAGAGGATGGTACAGTAGGACGAATTGGTGGTGCGGATTTCAAGGTGATGGCTGCAGACAAAGATGGCATCGAAATCTTTTTCGCACCTCATGATGAAATACCAGAAGAAGTAAGGCGAGCGAATCCTGGAATTCAATCCAACTATGAAGAGGCTTTACAAACTGCAAAGGCAATTGGAACAAACATGAAAATCGTTCCAGTCAAGACCATCGATGATGCGCTTAACTATTTGAATGATTTACAACCGAAATCATCAGGCTTGAAATCCGGACAATGA
- the coaD gene encoding pantetheine-phosphate adenylyltransferase, whose protein sequence is MSKLAVVPGSFDPITNGHLDIITRAAKVFDQVNVVIMNNSAKNSLFTVEERMTLIEKATANLPNVQVASSNGLMINYAESVGAVAVVRGLRAVTDFEYEMQITSMNRVLDEDIETFFIMTKNQYSFLSSSIVKEVAKYGGNISELVPKEVESALKKKFQQ, encoded by the coding sequence ATGTCTAAATTAGCTGTTGTACCAGGGAGCTTTGATCCGATTACGAATGGTCATTTGGATATTATTACAAGGGCTGCTAAAGTATTTGATCAAGTAAATGTTGTCATTATGAATAACTCTGCTAAAAATTCATTGTTCACAGTGGAGGAGAGAATGACCTTAATTGAAAAAGCGACTGCAAATCTGCCGAATGTCCAAGTGGCATCATCCAATGGACTCATGATTAATTATGCAGAAAGTGTTGGTGCGGTGGCGGTTGTAAGAGGATTGCGAGCTGTCACTGATTTTGAGTATGAAATGCAAATCACATCGATGAACCGAGTACTCGATGAAGATATTGAAACATTTTTTATAATGACAAAAAACCAATATTCATTTCTAAGTTCTAGCATTGTGAAGGAAGTTGCCAAATATGGAGGTAACATTTCGGAGTTAGTGCCTAAAGAAGTAGAGAGTGCCTTGAAAAAAAAATTCCAACAATGA
- the rsmD gene encoding 16S rRNA (guanine(966)-N(2))-methyltransferase RsmD produces MRIIAGERRGLPLKSLKGENTRPTSDKVKESMFNIIGPFFDGGVVVELFGGSGALSLEALSRGAEEAYIFEKNRAACEIIRLNSEKCRYEQKVHVQKTDARNAFKYLSKQNKKIDLLFIDPPYAQERFYDLVQEAVDLNLLSEQALIICEHDKKVELSPCYGEFKLKKTNTYGNIALTIYGK; encoded by the coding sequence ATGAGAATCATAGCAGGAGAACGCAGAGGGTTGCCGTTAAAATCTTTAAAGGGTGAAAATACTCGTCCGACTTCAGATAAAGTAAAAGAATCTATGTTCAATATAATCGGACCTTTTTTTGATGGGGGGGTTGTTGTAGAGTTATTTGGAGGAAGCGGAGCGCTTTCATTAGAAGCGCTGTCTAGGGGAGCGGAAGAGGCATATATTTTTGAGAAAAATCGAGCAGCTTGTGAGATAATTCGTTTGAATAGTGAAAAATGTCGATACGAACAGAAGGTTCATGTTCAAAAAACGGATGCACGAAATGCTTTTAAATATCTAAGCAAGCAAAATAAAAAAATCGATTTATTATTTATAGACCCTCCTTATGCACAAGAAAGGTTTTATGACTTAGTGCAGGAGGCTGTAGATTTGAATCTTCTCTCGGAACAAGCGCTTATTATATGTGAACATGATAAAAAAGTGGAATTATCACCGTGCTACGGTGAATTTAAATTGAAAAAAACAAATACATATGGAAATATTGCGCTAACAATATATGGGAAATGA